In the genome of Gloeotrichia echinulata CP02, one region contains:
- a CDS encoding zinc-dependent alcohol dehydrogenase family protein: MKAVIMTAAGSPEVLQLQELPKPTPGNSEILVRLVAAGVNPIDTKLRNRGTFYPDHTPAILGCDGAGIVEAVGGDVQRFRPGDEVYFCYGGLGAHQGNYAEYTIVDERFVARKPASVSFAEAAAAPLVLITAWEALYERGRLEPGEKVLIHAGAGGVGHVAIQLAKLKGASVATTVSSEDKANFVQQLGADEVIFYKQTDFVQAALNWTGGEGVDLAFDTVGGETFHQTFPAVRVYGDIVTILEPDAKTVWKTARVRNLRIGFELMLTPMLLGITQSLQHHAEILEQSAASIDQGKLKIHVSHKFPLESAAKAHELLESGSITGKIVLLINDER; the protein is encoded by the coding sequence ATGAAAGCAGTCATCATGACAGCAGCAGGAAGTCCCGAAGTTCTGCAACTACAAGAATTACCAAAACCTACACCAGGAAATTCAGAAATTTTAGTCCGCTTGGTAGCGGCTGGTGTTAACCCCATTGATACCAAACTGCGTAACCGAGGCACTTTTTATCCCGATCACACTCCGGCTATTTTAGGATGTGATGGTGCTGGTATCGTCGAGGCTGTGGGTGGTGATGTTCAACGCTTTCGCCCTGGGGATGAGGTATATTTTTGCTATGGCGGTTTGGGCGCACACCAAGGCAATTATGCTGAATATACCATCGTTGATGAGCGGTTTGTCGCCCGTAAACCCGCTTCTGTCTCCTTTGCGGAAGCAGCAGCCGCACCTTTGGTGTTAATCACCGCCTGGGAAGCTTTATATGAACGGGGACGACTGGAGCCTGGTGAAAAAGTGTTGATTCATGCCGGTGCTGGTGGTGTCGGACATGTAGCAATTCAACTAGCGAAACTCAAAGGTGCATCTGTCGCCACTACTGTCAGTTCTGAGGATAAGGCGAATTTTGTCCAACAACTAGGTGCTGATGAAGTAATTTTTTATAAACAAACCGACTTTGTGCAAGCCGCATTAAATTGGACTGGTGGCGAAGGTGTAGACTTGGCTTTTGACACTGTTGGCGGCGAAACCTTTCATCAAACCTTCCCCGCAGTGCGAGTATATGGGGATATTGTGACGATTCTCGAACCCGATGCCAAGACTGTTTGGAAAACTGCTAGAGTACGTAATCTACGCATCGGTTTTGAATTAATGTTGACGCCGATGTTGCTAGGCATCACACAAAGCCTCCAGCATCACGCAGAAATTCTCGAACAATCAGCAGCCTCAATTGATCAAGGTAAGTTAAAAATCCACGTCAGTCATAAGTTTCCTCTAGAATCAGCAGCAAAAGCCCATGAATTGCTTGAAAGTGGGTCTATCACCGGTAAAATTGTTCTGCTGATTAACGATGAAAGATAG
- a CDS encoding DUF29 domain-containing protein codes for MTAPQPTVLTNSYLYDQDFYLWIETTAKQLKEARFSEVDLENLIEEIECMGRSEKKAIKSNLIVVLIHLLKYQYQPEKRPPSWKGCIREHRRRLREAFVDSPSLKPYFQEVLLQCYQDARKQASDETGLSLDTFPLDSLFSVDECLNEDFLPD; via the coding sequence ATGACCGCGCCTCAACCAACAGTATTGACAAACTCTTATCTTTACGACCAAGATTTTTATCTCTGGATAGAGACAACTGCTAAACAATTAAAAGAAGCCAGATTTTCTGAGGTTGATTTAGAAAATCTCATCGAAGAGATTGAATGCATGGGAAGAAGTGAAAAAAAGGCAATAAAAAGTAATTTAATAGTTGTCTTAATCCATTTGTTAAAATATCAATATCAGCCAGAAAAGCGCCCTCCTAGTTGGAAAGGCTGTATTAGAGAACATCGTCGGCGCCTCAGAGAAGCTTTTGTAGATAGTCCTAGTCTAAAACCATATTTCCAGGAAGTTCTGCTGCAGTGTTATCAAGATGCAAGAAAGCAAGCCAGTGATGAAACTGGTTTATCGCTTGATACTTTTCCGCTAGACTCTCTGTTTAGTGTGGATGAATGTTTAAATGAAGATTTTTTACCAGATTAG
- the arsS gene encoding arsenosugar biosynthesis radical SAM (seleno)protein ArsS (Some members of this family are selenoproteins.), whose amino-acid sequence MLQTAITPFNQKLSYPLSKKGISVLQINLGKRCNLACTHCHVEASPKRTEELSGEICEQLIELIHRFPEIKIVDLTGGAPEMNYGFKPLVEAARASGKQVIVRSNLTIYFVDGFGDLPEYFAQHQVRVVASLPCYLADNVDKMRGTGVFDDSIKALQCLNQLGYGQKPDLILDLVYNPQLPTGEKFSLAPEQSNLERDYKMFLQEHFQIVFNNLFTITNLPVGRTKMHLERKNLYASYLQFLESHFNTNTIEHLMCRDELSIDYLGNVYDCDFNQMMNLPAKTCNGETLTISKLLAAGSLDLVDEVQTASYCYGCTAGCGSSCGGALL is encoded by the coding sequence ATGCTTCAAACAGCAATCACACCATTCAACCAAAAACTCAGTTATCCTTTGAGCAAAAAGGGCATTAGTGTTTTACAAATTAATCTCGGTAAACGCTGTAACCTTGCTTGTACACATTGTCATGTCGAAGCTAGTCCCAAACGTACAGAAGAACTTTCTGGGGAAATTTGCGAACAATTGATTGAGTTAATTCACAGATTTCCCGAAATTAAAATTGTCGATTTAACTGGTGGCGCACCAGAAATGAATTATGGATTCAAGCCATTAGTAGAAGCAGCTAGAGCATCTGGTAAACAGGTAATTGTTCGCTCAAATTTGACGATTTACTTTGTGGATGGGTTTGGTGATTTACCAGAATACTTCGCTCAACATCAAGTTAGAGTTGTGGCTTCTCTACCATGCTACCTAGCAGATAATGTTGATAAAATGCGCGGTACTGGTGTTTTTGATGATTCTATTAAAGCTTTGCAATGCTTGAACCAACTCGGTTATGGACAAAAACCAGATTTAATTTTGGACTTGGTTTACAATCCGCAGTTACCCACAGGTGAAAAATTTTCCTTAGCTCCCGAACAGAGTAATCTCGAACGGGATTACAAAATGTTCTTGCAAGAACATTTTCAGATTGTATTTAACAACCTGTTCACCATTACCAATCTGCCGGTTGGTAGAACTAAAATGCATTTAGAACGGAAAAACCTGTACGCCAGCTATCTACAGTTTTTAGAGTCGCATTTTAATACCAATACCATTGAGCATTTAATGTGTCGTGATGAATTATCGATTGATTATTTGGGTAATGTCTATGATTGCGACTTTAATCAGATGATGAATCTACCTGCGAAAACTTGTAATGGTGAAACCTTGACAATTAGCAAATTGCTAGCAGCTGGTAGTTTAGACCTGGTTGATGAAGTGCAAACTGCTTCCTATTGCTATGGTTGTACTGCTGGGTGTGGTTCTAGCTGTGGTGGTGCCCTGTTGTAA